The sequence AATCCCATCTCCTCCTTTGATTGTCTTTTGTGTATTGAGCCATTTAGATCCATTTTCAAATTCAAAGCTTCCAGCAGTATTGAATGTTAGGCCGATTTTGGAAGAAGAAAATTTATATTCAAAATTGGCACTTGTCCCTATTCCAAAAGCAACAGAGTAGGCTGAGAATAAATAAAGTTTCGCCCAAAACATATCACCAAGATAATATTTTGCTGCCGTGTAGAAATATCCACTGTGATGAGGCTCGGGTTGGGTAAAGGCTGTCATTTGTGTAGGTGTAACTTCGCCATATTGCCCAATCCAAAAAAACTCAAGCATCAAATCCTGTAAAGAGCGATTGCGTATCCAGAATCCATCAACTTGATTGCTGATCCATTCATTTTCTATGAAAAATCTCCCCCCTTTGATGCTTGTATCTCCATCAAAATATTCTAAGTATGTATCACTCAAAAGGACACGATTAAGGGGATCAAAGTCAAGAGACATATCTCCTCTTTTGATATAAGTCGTATCTCCACTTGATGGGCCCCAAAAGGAGTTTCTATGCCATTGCCAAATCGGATAGGCTGCACGAAACCCTACAGAAAGTCTCATATTTTTATAAAAAGCTGAGCGATATTGAATCCCCATTGTGATGGCAAGATAATAGGCATCTTGAAGATTATTGGAAATATCAGCATAGTCAGGTTTGAGATAGTCTGTGACAAACCCCACATCTCCTTGAGTGATTCCATTTTTTAGAGCCTCATCGATGGTGTCATATCCCATAAGAGGGAGAGTGCAACAAGCCCCTAAGAGGACTTTGCCAAATACATAAGAGAGTTTGGTAGTGTGTTTTTGGAAAGTTTTCATTGGATCTCTTCTAAGAAGCGCAGTGTTGCTTGCAAGGGATCGTGGTGTGTATAGATTGGGCGACCTACGACAATAAAATCAGCCTTTGCTTCCTTGGCTACTTTAGGAGTGGCGATTCTCTTTTGATCTCCATATTCATTTTCGGCAAATCTAATCCCAGGAGTCAGTGTTAAAAGTGAAGTAGAATTTTTGATCTCTAGGCTTTCATGAGGAGAGCAGACGACCCCGTGACAATTTCCTTTTTGGGCAAGAAGTGCGAGAGTTTTGGCGTGAGATTTGATGGGGGCATTATAAATAGGGATAAATCCCTCATCATCAAAGCTTGTAAGTGCTGTTACGGCAAACACAAGAAGAGAATCTTTGGCAACACTCATCACTTCACTCATTGCCTCTATCCCACTGCTTGCGTGGATTGTAATCATATCTACGCCAAGGTTTTTGCACTCTTGAGTGGCTGTTTTCATCGTGTTGGGAATGTCATAAAGCTTGAGATCTAGGAAAATTTTGAAATTTGGATTGATAGCTTTGATTTCTTCTAGAAATTTTTTTTCATCACGAATAAAGCTCCTAAGTCCAACCTTGACCCATATAGGACAATCTTTGAGCTTTTGAAGAAGAGAGAGGTTTTCAGCCTTAGAGGCTAGATCAAGAGCAAGACACAACTGCATTGTTTTCCTTTTTGATTGAATCAAGAACGCCATTGATAAATTTAGGTGCATGATCGCTCCCATAAATCTTGGCTAATTCAATTGCTTCATTGATGATAATAGGTGCATCTGTAGGGGTGAAGCAAATCTCATAAACTCCTAAGCGTAAAATCGCTCTTTCCATTCCTCCGATGCGTTCAAAATCCCATTCTTTTAGATGTTTGCTGATCTTAGAATCAATTTGAGGGAGATGAGAGATCGTCCCTTCAAACAAAGAGAGTGCAAATTCTTGTTGCTTGTTTTTAATCTTTTTTTCAAGAAGGATTTCTACTGCACTTTTGTGGATTTCTTGATTCCCACTATCATATGCATAGAGTAGAGAAATAACGGCTTCGCGCGCTTGTGTTCTTGTCGCCATATTAGACCTTTTGATAAAGATTAATTAGTTCGATTAATGAGCTCATCGCTTCAAAACCTTTATTTCCTGCCTTGCTTCCAGCTCGCTCAATTGCTTGTTCGATATTGTCAGTTGTCAAAACACCAAAGCTTACAGGTTGATTGTATTGGAGGGTAATGTTTGCAATTCCTTTTGTTGCTTCAGCAGATACATAATCAAAATGAGGTGTTCCTCCGCGAATAATAGCCCCCAAGCAACAAACTCCACTATAAGCGTTGCTTTGGAGTAGGCGTTGCAAAACAAAAGGAATTTCATAAGCACCAGGAGCAAGGATAAGAGAGAGGTTTTTTTCTTCTCCACCATGTCTTAAGAAGCAGTCTTTTGCACCTTCAATAAGACGATCTGTGATGATATGGTTAAAACGACTTGAGAGAATTGCGACTTTTTTATTTCCGTTGAGTTTAAGTTGGCCTTCAATGATTTGCATTTTTTCTCCTTTATTGTGAAATTTCAGAAATTGCCAAGAGTTGATTGATGAGTGCTTCTAGCTTTTGTGTCTCAATCATATTGGGACCATCGCTAAGTGCTATGCTTGGATCAAAATGAGTTTCCATAAAAAAGCCATCAACCCCTGCTGCTGCTGCACTTCTAGAAAGTAATGGGACAAAAGAACTATCTCCCCCGCTTTTTCCTCCTCCAGCTCCAGGCATTTGAACGCTATGTGTGGCATCAAAAATGACAGGAGCAAATTCACGCATAATTTTGAGTCCTCGCATATCAACAACCAAATTGCCATATCCAAAAGAGCTTCCTCGCTCTGTAAGCCAAACTTTGTATTTTTGACTCTCCTCATAGCTTGCTTTTTCTCCCCCTCGCGTTTTGATTGCTTTCAAAACACTGTATTGCATATCTATGGGATTCATAAACTGCCCTTTTTTGATATTGATGATTTTGTCTGTTTTTGCTACTGAGACAATAAGATCAGTTTGGCGACATAAAAAAGCAGGGATTTGAATCACATCAGCCACTTCGGCAATCTTTGATGTTTGCGTGCTTTCGTGGATATCTGTGATGATTTTATAGCCAAATTCTTTTTTGATGCTTTTGAGGATCTCTATCCCCTCCTCAAGTCCAGGACCTCTGTAGCTATCAAGACTTGTGCGATTGGCTTTATCAAAACTTGATTTGAAATAAAAGTCAATTTTTGGATGATTTGCAAGAGGCTTAAGCATTTGGGCGATTTTGGATAGATTCTCATAACTTTCAATGACACATGGACCACTCATTAAAATCATTTTTGCTCCTTTTCATCTTTTTTGATCACTCTAAATTGTTTTGTCTGAAGATCATAATTCATGATTTCTCCTGTCTCGATTATATAATACCAACCAAAAATTTTTAACTCCCCTTGATCGAGCTTTTCTTGAATGAAGGGATAGGTCAATAGATTGTTGATTTGGACTTCAATATTGATTTGTTCTGTGAGCCAAGTGCGTTTGGCGATACTTTTGGGGGATAAAAGTGCAACTTGTTCTTTGACAGGATGCAAAAGCTCGATCCACTTTTGCAAGTGTTCTGTATTTGCTCCAAGATTCTCATCATAAAGTGCTTGACAAGCTCCACAATTGCTATGTCCGCATACAACGATATTTTCTACACCCAAGATCACAACAGCATATTCGATTGCTGAAGTTGTTGCAAGATAAGCATCATTTTTTGCAGTATAGGGAGGGATGATATTCCCTACATTTCTGACGACAAAAAGCTCTCCAGGGAGAGTGCCTGTAATACGACTTGGGACGACCCTAGAATCGGCACATCCGATAAATAAAGTATCAGGATTTTGTGCTCTTTTGAGGCTTTCATAAAGCTCTTTGTGTTCATTGTAATCTTCTTCTTTGAACTTAATAGCACCTTGCAGTAATTTATTCAATTTTTTCCTTAAAATGCGTACTTTAGTTTGTGAAATTATAGCAATAAGTTTTGGAGCGTTTTAGTGAAAGAGATTGTGGATTTTATAGTTCAAACCATTGGAGAATGGGGGTATTTTGGGATTTTTGTCATGATGTTTTTAGAATCAAGTTTTTTTCCTTTCCCTAGTGAGGTTGTGATGATTCCAGCGGGATATTTAGTCTATCAGCAGGAGATGAGTGCGGTATGGGCGTTTGTTTGTGGGGTGGGTGGAAGTTTGGCAGGAGCGTTATTGAATTATTGGATTGCTTTTAAGATGGGAAGAGCTTTTATTATCCGATATGGCAAATATGTATTTTTCACTCCAAAAAGTATGGAGAAGATGGAGAGTTATTTTCAAAAACATGGCCATATTAGCACCTTCGTTGGGCGCTTGATTCCTGCAGTGAGGCAATACATTTCTCTTCCTGCTGGACTTTCTAGGATGAATGTATCCAAATTCTGTATTTTTACAAGTTTGGGGGCAGGAATATGGGTGGGGATTTTGATGTGGATTGGGTATTCTCTTGGTGGATTTTTTCAAAACCTAGATTCAAAGCATTTGTTTGAAAGTCAAGCAAGCGATTGGATTGCCTCTCAGATCAATCAATGGATCATTTATGCTTTAATTTTTTTGGTGTTTTTAGTTTTGGCTTATCTCATCTATCACAAGAAAAGTTCTAAAAAGGAGGGCTAGAATCTCCAGCTAACTCCTATATTGCCACTGATTCCAAAATATCCCCATTGGCTTGCACTTAAAGATGCCAAAAGAGAATAATCAATGCTCCAAACCTCATTGAATCGATAGTTGCCGTTATAGCTTAGCTCAATCCATGATTGTTGAAGATCAGTTTGTGTGAGAGGAGAGGGGAGAGGAATAATGCCAAAATAAATAGGTCTATCTTGGGGATAGATGAAGTTGTGTTTAAATAAAACAGAGATGATGTTTTGTGTAGATTGTGTGAGAATGTTGTATTCGATTCCAAGATTGAGGGTGGGAATCACGGAATTGAGTTCTCCATAAGAAATCCACTCAAATGCTCCTTGAGGAATATGATAGTAGCTGATTTCTATCCCTCCTACAGGCTTAAGGAAGTGTTTTAATTTGTTTTGATTGAAAGCAAAGGCGTATTTATAGAGTGCCTGTAATTGCAGAGCATAAGTATTTTGAGAATGTTTAATAGGAGAAGATGAAAGATAAGAATCCTGCAAGATCAATTCTTCTTGCAAAACTCCTCCATATAAATAGGCTAGGATCTCGTGTCCTTGATAATGGTATTGAATCCCAGATCCGATAAAAGTCGCATTTCCGCTTTCTTGAAGTTTGTTTTGCTTAAATTCTGTATAGGCATAATGCAAAGATGCTCCAAAACTCAAGAACTCTTGAGTTGTTGCAATAGGAAGATAGTCATATCCTCCACTGACTCCAGCATTGAAATATTGTCCTCCTAGAAAGAAATAGCTTCCTTGAGGGGTGATCCAAAGATTATGTTTTTGAGATGAGGTTAAAGAGGATGTTTGATGGAAAAGATTGATTTCAAGCTGCTTATTTGTTGAAGCAAAGTCGCTTTTAGCCATAGAAGGAAGATCTATAAGATTGAGGGCTAAGCGCGGTTTTGCTTTTTGGGTTTGTGAAGAGGTGAGATTACTCCCCGCTTTTGCATTGAGAGCCAAAAGGCTATTGCGATAGAGGTTGAATGAGGTGATATTATTGAGTAATCTTGAGGTGATGACTATCCCCTCTCTTGCGATATTTTCTGCGCTTTGAGTGTGAGAAGAAGAAAAATCTGTAAGCTCATGATTGCCTTGCAAGGATTCAAAAATCATACGATCAAGATCGACTTCATAATATTTTTGATCATTTGTTAGGTTGTTTGCCATGATGGCCTCAAGCATTGGACGATTATCCCCAATTGCTTCTAAGACAGATTGGAGTTTTTGGTCGGCAAGATCTGAATCTTTTTCTTGAATGATTCCTAAAATATAGTTTTCAAACCAATCATATTGTGGAAGAGGGGAGCTTTGTGTCTTTTGGAAAATCAAGCCAATGCTATGATCTTGATTGAAAGTGTTTGGAGTGAGGAATTTTGGAAGAGCAAAATCATCGGAAGCAGAGCTAAAGATGACGATATCTTTGTGCTCTCTTTGATCTTGAATGACTTGATCTGATAGGATGAGTGAGTAGGGAGTGTTGTAGGTGAGATCTTTTAGTGAAGTTGTTGCAAAATCAAAGTAAAGCTTTGTTTGGGTAGAGAGATTGAGAATTCCACCTTTGAGCTTTAGGGCTGAGTGAAGGTTTGTAAAAAGAATTGAGCTTTGATTGTTTTGAGTCTCTTGCAATGGGGCAATTGTAAGATTTCCTCGCACAATAGAGCTTTGTTGATGAAGGGAGAGGTGCTCAATTGTGAAATTTGCATAAGAGTTTGATGTCTCAAGAGATGAAGTAGTGGGAAGTGTGTCAAAAATGACTTGATTCTCTCCATATAGGGAAATATATTTAACCTTAAATTCTGAGCTTGGATCAAGCTTAACTTGATAGCTCACGGGTGTAAGAATAAAGGGATTTTGAAGTCCTTTTTCTCCATCAAGAAGAAACAGGGCTTGTATCTCTTGTGCTTTTGAGCGATCAAAGCCTTGAAAAGATCCAAAGCGTATAGGATTGGTTGAGGTATTTTGGATAGAGATTGTTGTGTTATTTTCCCCAATTATATTTCCCTCAAAATAAAAAGATTGATCTTTTTGATTGATTCCTTTGGAAAGCTTTTGTTTGAACGAGTATCGCGTATATTGTCCAGCCATAGAATAGCTTGTGTTTTCTCCATCATAGGCATCGATATAAAGCTCCTCTCTTCCACCAAAGAAAACTTGTGTATCTTTGGCATAGAGGTTTGTGAGCAAAATTGCATCGCGACCTAAAATGAAGGTCGAATCATTTTTGTCTTTAAAAATATCAATTTGATTCAAAATAAAAAATCGCTTTTCCCAATCTTGTTGAGTAATGCGTGTAGGTGTAGAATAGATATCATCTCCTGTGATTGATGAGATTTGTTGTGCTGTTCCATAGGGAAGATAGGCGTGGATGACTGGGTGACCTTGCAAGACAAGTTTTCCATTGATGTGTTTGATCCCTCCATCCGGATTGAGGATATTTCCATCAAATGCCAAAAGATTCTCGCCATACCCTAAACAAAACTCTGGAGAACTCGTGCATTTGTCTTGGCTTTCTCCATCTTTGAAAATAAGAATATTGTTGCCAATATTTCCATGATAGAGAAACTCTCCAGATCCAGGGATGAGTATATCAAAGGCGTTGAGCATTTGTTTTTTAATAGTGATTTTTGCTTGCTTGCTTCCGGTGTTGATGAGATTGGCTCCATTATCTGAGGCATTGATTGTATTGAAAGTAAGATCATTTCCCTTGATATCTAGTGTTCCCCCGCGAAATGCAAAGAAAAATTTATCTGTATCCAAAGCCTCTCCTTTTCCCTCTGTGAGTTCTAAAGTAGGTCTTCCACTCACAAGAATAATATGTTCAAATGTTGGTTTGGAAGTATCGTTTGGATTTAAAATCACCTTTCCTTCTCCCAAATTGAGCCATCCTCCATTGAATACCTCTACGCTTAATGTCCCCTCTCCAATTTTGTGCAAAGAATCAGGTGCGGAGAGATAACTTCCTCCAGGACGATTGTTGTTTGGGTCTTTGATCCCTGCTACTCCTTTGATGCGCCAATGGACAATTGTGTTTTTGTCGATATGAAGACCCCCTCCCTTCCAAGAATAAGGAGAGCTGTTTCCATCAAGAGGAGAGGTGATGATATAGCTTTGATGAGAATCAAAATAGATTCCACCATGTCCTTGATCGATATTAGAGGTTAAGGTAATTCTTCCACCACCTTTTAGGACGATATCTTTGTTTTTGGAAGCATTATTTGTAGCTGAAAGTTTGGAGGGGGCTAGAATGTTTTGATCTTCCCATAGTACAGAGGATCCATTGAGTGCAATAGTCGGATTTGTATTGCGATCAATGAGTTCATCTAGAAAACTTTGGCGATATACTGCATAATAAGATTCTGTAGAGAGATTAGCGCGACTTGCAGAGCCCACAATATACCACTTTTGATTTTGATTGTCATAAACCCATAGTGGAGATCCGCTATCTCCTTTGGTTACAGGATTTGGGAGAACAGAGGCTTTGCTTGTCATAATTTTAATGAAATTATCTTGATTGATGATTTTGTCGTAGTGTTGCATTCCTCCTGTTCTAATCCCTGAATTTTGAATCTTTTCCAAGGTTCCATCAGGTTTGCGATACATAGCAGTTCCTGCGCCACTGCGGAAATAATGTGTGAATCGATCACGATCTGCAAGAAGATCATTTTCTCTAGAAATCTCTAAATAATCAGCCTTAACTGCAGCTGTGATGAATTTGCTATAGCGTACATATGAGAGGTCTCCTTGGGTTAGTTCTTTTTCGTTGAAGTCTACCTCTGTATATTTTTCACCAAAGAAGAAGGCATTTTCAAGGCGAGTATGAGTAGCAGTATAAACATAAGATCCTCCCATAAAGGTCATAATGCCTGATTGGCTATCGACTTTCCCAACTAAGTCGGGCATAGGAACAGGGATAAGATGAGCTGTTTTGTTTTTTTCTATGATGGATAAATTTGTAGCTTGGGGAGTAAATTTTCCTCTATTTTGACCAAAGTCTAAATAGTCTTGATAGCTAAAATTATAATCAGCAATATTGGCAAGTGCGCATGATGCAAAAATACTGATGAGAGAAGATATTTTTTTCATCGAAATACTCCTTGAGTTTTTAATGTTGTTTTGGCTTCTAAAAGATTGTGAGTGTCGTATGTTTTTGTGATGAGATAGTAGCATTTTTGGTCTAGAGGGCGCAAGTTGATAAAGCGTGTTTTGGAGTTATATATTTATTTATATAGTGGTGTGTGGTGTATCCAAAAATGTTCTAGTGGGATTTGGAATATAATTTTGATGACTTGCTTGATTGGCACAATCAATTAAGTTTTCAATCTTACTTAGGAAGGAAAAATATGCAAGAGAGATTAGATCGTCGTGATTTTTTAAAAAGCTCAGCTGTAATGAGTGCGGCTTTGAGTGTTGGGGTGGGAATCCCTCAAAGTCTTGAAGCAAAGGCAAAACAAGGAGAAAATGATTGGAGATGGGATAAGGCAACATGTCGATTCTGTGGAACAGGATGCGGAATCATGGTTGCTACAAAGAATAACAAAATTGTTGCAGTTAAGGGTGATCCAGAAGCGCCTGTCAATAAGGGAATTAACTGCATCAAGGGATATTTCTGTGCCAAGATTATGTATGCTCAGGATCGCTTAGTTCAACCCCTTTTGCGTGTCAATAATAAAGGAGAGTTTGATAAGAAGGGTAAATTTGCTCCTGTAAGCTGGAAAAAAGCTTTTGATGTGATGGAAGAACAATTTAAAAAAGTTTATAACCAATATGGCCCTACAGCAACAATGGTCTTTGGATCAGGTCAATATACGATTCCTGAGGGATATGCTGCTGTAAAGCTTTTTAAGGGAGGCTTGAGAAGCAACAATATTGATCCTAATGCAAGACATTGTATGGCAAGTGCTGTTGTGGGCTTTATGCAAACTTTTGGAATCGATGAGCCTGCGGGATGCTATAACGATATTGAGCTTACAGATACGATCGTTACTTGGGGAGCAAATATGGCAGAAATGCATCCAATCCTCTGGAGCAGGGTTACAGATCATAAGCTAACCAATAAAGAAAAAGTTAAGATTGTCAATCTCACAACTTATCGAAATAGAACTTCAGACATTGCTGATATTGAGATTATTTTTAGACCTCAAACAGATCTAGCGATTTGGAATTATATTGCTAGAGAGATTGTATATAACAATCCAAGTGCGATTGATTGGGATTTTGTGAAAAAGCATTGTGTTTTCACAACAGGATTTGTCAATATCGGCTATGGTTTAAGAAATGATCCTAATTCTCCATATGTTTCAAAGAGTGAAAAGGATATTGTCGCCAAAGAGGTATCTAAAAAGCTAAGCGATCAAGAAGGGATCACTCTTCAATATCTTGGCTTAAAAGCAGGTGATGATCTTAAAATGGATAATGCGGGTAAAGCTGGAGCAAACTGGGAAATCAGCTTTGAAGAATTCAAAAAGGGACTAGAGCCTTATACACTTGATTTTGTGGCAAAGCTTGCTAAGGGTGATGAGGAAGAAGATTTAGAAGAATTTAAGAAAAAACTTCAAAGTCTTGCAAATTATTACATTGAAAAAAATCGCAAGGTTGTTAGTTTCTGGACTATGGGAATGAATCAGCACCAAAGAGGAAGCTGGGTCAATGAGCAAAGCTATATGGTGCATATGCTTTTGGGAAAACAAAGTCAGCCAGGAAGTGGGGCTTTCTCTTTGACTGGTCAGCCTAGTGCATGTGGAACTGCAAGAGAGGTGGGTGTTTTCTGTCATAGATTGCCTGCAGATATGGTGGTAGATAATCCAAAACATCGAGAAGTGACAGAAAAGATTTGGAAACTTCCTAGTGGGACATTGAATGGAAAAGTTGGTGCGCATTATTTAAATGCAATGCGTCAAATCGAAGAAGGAAAAATCAAATGGATTTGGGTTGCGGTCAATAACCCATGGCAAAACACAGCCAATCTCAATCACTGGCTCAAAGCTGCGCGCGAAATGGATAACTTCATCGTGACAAGTGATTGCTATCCTGGAATCAGTGCAAAAGTGGCAGATTTGATTTTGCCAAGCGCGATGATGTATGAAAAATGGGGAGCTTATGGAAATGCTGAGAGAAGAAGTCAGCATTGGAGACAACAAGTTGTAGCTCCTGGGGAAGCGATGCCTGATATTTGGCAAATGATGGAGTTTGCAAAACGCTTCACGATTAAGGAAACTTGGGGCAAAGATTTCCCAGATCTTGAGATGAAATCCACACTTGAAGAAGCCAAGAAAATGGGCTACAAAGAAAGCGATACGCTCTATGATGTGTTGTTTGCCAATAAAGAAGCCAAAACCTTTGCTTATGGCAAAGACAAGGTTACAAAAGGCTTTGACAATACAGAAGTATTGGGAGATTTTAGAAAGGTTAAGGGGGGAGATGGCAAGGAATATAAGGGATGTGGCTTCTTTATCCAAAAGTATCTTTGGGAGGATTATCGTAAGTTTGGAACAGGACATGGACATGATCTAGCTCCTTTTGATGTTTATCATTATGTAAGAGGTTTGAGATGGCCTGTTGTTGAAGACAAAAAAGAAAAACTTGGTTGGAAAGAAACATTGTGGAGATTCAATGCCGAATATGATCCTTATGCAAAAAAATATGCAAAAGCAGGGGAAAAATATGCATTTTATGGGCATAAGGGAGCTTCTATTCCCAAAGGAGATTTAAAAGCTCCAAGTGCTGAAAAAGTAAGTATTGATAATCGAGCAAAGATTTTCTTACGTCCTTATATGGATCCTTGCGAAATGCCCAATGATGAATATCCAATGTGGCTTTGCACAGGTCGTGTTTTGGAGCATTGGCATAGTGGAACAATGACGATGCGTGTGCCAGAACTCTACAAAGCTGTGCCTGAAGCGATGTGCTATATGAATCCAAAAGATGCGCAAGCCAAGGGACTAAATCAGGGTGATACGATTTGGATTGAAAGCCGAAGAGGGAAGGTAAAAGCAAGAATTGATGTTCGTGGAAGAAATAAGCCTCCAAAAGGTTTGATTTATGTTCCATGGTTTGATGAAAATGTATTGATCAATAAAGTTTGCCTTGATTCAACTTGTCCTCTTTCAAAGCAAACAGACTATAAGAAATGTGCTGTAAAAATTTATAAGGCTTAAAGATGCAAAAAGGCTTTGATCCTGCTCGAAGACAGACGATTCTCAAGTGGATTGGGAGTGCTGGACTTTTAGGTGCAGGAGCTATGGTTTGGAGCACACACTTGCAGGGCAAGAAAAACGATCTTGCTTTGCGACCACCAGGTGCGGATGAAAGCTTTTTGTCATCTTGCATACGCTGTGGTTTGTGTGTGGAATCTTGTCCCTATCTCACCCTTAAGCTCGCTCCTTTTGGAAGTGGGATTGAGGCAGGGACGCCTTATTTTGAGCCTCGCAAGATCCCCTGTTATATGTGCAAAGACATTCCTTGTGCTGTTGCTTGTCCAACTCATGCTTTGGATGTGAGAAGATTGCTTGATAGTCAGGGAAATCCTGATATCAATCGATCTAGGATGGGGGTAGCTGTGGTGGATACGACGCATTGTATTGCCTATGGTGGGATACAGTGTGATGCGTGTTATAGAGCGTGTCCTTTGATTGATGAGGCGATTGTGTTGGAATACCGACACAATACTTTCACAAATGAGCACGCACAAATGTTGCCTATCGTCAATGCAGAGATTTGCACAGGATGTGGAATGTGTGAAAAGGCGTGTGTTACACAAGAGCCCACAATCAGAGTCCTTCCAAGAGAGAAAGTCTTAGGAAAGGTGGGAGAGCACTATATCCGAAGCTGGAAAGAGGGAGATGAGAAGAGGATGAATGAGCGTATCAATTCATCTACTCCCAGAAAAGATGCTCTTGAATATCTCAATGATGGAGGGTTCTAAGATGAGAGCTTTGTGGAAGAATAAATTTTTGATTCTTAGACGCTTAGTGCAGGTTGGAATCTTGGGGCTTTTTATCCTTGGAAATTATGCAGTTTTGGAATTGCGAAATCATCAAGAAGAAAAAAAGCAATGGGTGCAAAATATATATAATCAAGAGGTGAAGGGAAGCATATTGAGCAAGGAGAATCTTAGCTCTGTGTTGAGTGGAGATTTGAGTTTTTCAAAAGTGTTTGGTGTGATTCCTTTGAGCGATCCTTTTGCGACTTTGCAACTTTTTGTCGCTGGAGGGGTTGTTGCTGTTGATTTATGGCTTGGATTCTTGATTGTTGTGGGATTTTATGGAATCTTTGCGGGAAGAGCATATTGTGCATATGTGTGTCCAATCAATTTGGTGAGTGATTTTGCATCATTATTGCGTCGCAAGCTTGGGCTTAATGCCCTTAAGGGTGTCAATATACCAAGAGGGTTGAAATATGGTGTGCTTGTGTTGGCGTTGATACTTTCAGCAATCTTTGCAATTCCTGCTTTTGAGAGCATCAATCCTGTTTCTGCACTTC comes from Helicobacter kayseriensis and encodes:
- the napG gene encoding ferredoxin-type protein NapG; this translates as MQKGFDPARRQTILKWIGSAGLLGAGAMVWSTHLQGKKNDLALRPPGADESFLSSCIRCGLCVESCPYLTLKLAPFGSGIEAGTPYFEPRKIPCYMCKDIPCAVACPTHALDVRRLLDSQGNPDINRSRMGVAVVDTTHCIAYGGIQCDACYRACPLIDEAIVLEYRHNTFTNEHAQMLPIVNAEICTGCGMCEKACVTQEPTIRVLPREKVLGKVGEHYIRSWKEGDEKRMNERINSSTPRKDALEYLNDGGF
- the napA gene encoding nitrate reductase catalytic subunit NapA translates to MQERLDRRDFLKSSAVMSAALSVGVGIPQSLEAKAKQGENDWRWDKATCRFCGTGCGIMVATKNNKIVAVKGDPEAPVNKGINCIKGYFCAKIMYAQDRLVQPLLRVNNKGEFDKKGKFAPVSWKKAFDVMEEQFKKVYNQYGPTATMVFGSGQYTIPEGYAAVKLFKGGLRSNNIDPNARHCMASAVVGFMQTFGIDEPAGCYNDIELTDTIVTWGANMAEMHPILWSRVTDHKLTNKEKVKIVNLTTYRNRTSDIADIEIIFRPQTDLAIWNYIAREIVYNNPSAIDWDFVKKHCVFTTGFVNIGYGLRNDPNSPYVSKSEKDIVAKEVSKKLSDQEGITLQYLGLKAGDDLKMDNAGKAGANWEISFEEFKKGLEPYTLDFVAKLAKGDEEEDLEEFKKKLQSLANYYIEKNRKVVSFWTMGMNQHQRGSWVNEQSYMVHMLLGKQSQPGSGAFSLTGQPSACGTAREVGVFCHRLPADMVVDNPKHREVTEKIWKLPSGTLNGKVGAHYLNAMRQIEEGKIKWIWVAVNNPWQNTANLNHWLKAAREMDNFIVTSDCYPGISAKVADLILPSAMMYEKWGAYGNAERRSQHWRQQVVAPGEAMPDIWQMMEFAKRFTIKETWGKDFPDLEMKSTLEEAKKMGYKESDTLYDVLFANKEAKTFAYGKDKVTKGFDNTEVLGDFRKVKGGDGKEYKGCGFFIQKYLWEDYRKFGTGHGHDLAPFDVYHYVRGLRWPVVEDKKEKLGWKETLWRFNAEYDPYAKKYAKAGEKYAFYGHKGASIPKGDLKAPSAEKVSIDNRAKIFLRPYMDPCEMPNDEYPMWLCTGRVLEHWHSGTMTMRVPELYKAVPEAMCYMNPKDAQAKGLNQGDTIWIESRRGKVKARIDVRGRNKPPKGLIYVPWFDENVLINKVCLDSTCPLSKQTDYKKCAVKIYKA
- the napH gene encoding quinol dehydrogenase ferredoxin subunit NapH, whose product is MRALWKNKFLILRRLVQVGILGLFILGNYAVLELRNHQEEKKQWVQNIYNQEVKGSILSKENLSSVLSGDLSFSKVFGVIPLSDPFATLQLFVAGGVVAVDLWLGFLIVVGFYGIFAGRAYCAYVCPINLVSDFASLLRRKLGLNALKGVNIPRGLKYGVLVLALILSAIFAIPAFESINPVSALHRGVVFGMGFGILGVALIFLFDLFVLKNGFCGHICPIGATFSLIGKFSLLRIKHNASNCTKCMECIKICPEPQVLDMIGKESVQVKQMACLRCGRCVEVCQDDALKFSLLGEKK